A window from Bacteroidetes Order II. bacterium encodes these proteins:
- the pgeF gene encoding peptidoglycan editing factor PgeF: MSSPVSDPIPSLIRPQLFSAFSGLTAGFTTRRGGYSQGPFDSLNLGINTADDPEVVAANHRLLARELGFDDQQLVLMRQVHSGVVQVVNESGIYTNIDGVVTSIRGLLLMVGVADCAAVLIADPQSKVVGACHSGWKGTVANITAETIRQMQALGATPSNMYAWVSPCISTTNFEVGEEVAKQFDPAFVHRSSDWPKPHVDIKACIVQQAQTAGIPLRQIAYDPACTVAEVNRFFSYRAEKGHTGRLMGFIGLTTEDTVASTRSGLSPEIDRGR, from the coding sequence ATGTCTTCACCCGTATCCGACCCCATACCAAGCCTTATCCGCCCTCAGCTGTTTAGTGCGTTTTCCGGACTTACGGCGGGTTTTACTACCCGTCGGGGAGGATATAGTCAGGGTCCGTTTGACAGCCTAAATTTGGGTATCAATACCGCCGATGATCCGGAAGTTGTTGCTGCAAACCATCGGCTTCTGGCACGTGAACTCGGTTTTGATGACCAGCAGTTGGTTTTAATGCGTCAGGTGCATAGCGGGGTCGTACAAGTCGTTAATGAATCGGGTATTTATACCAATATTGACGGCGTGGTTACCTCTATACGAGGTCTTTTATTGATGGTAGGGGTGGCAGACTGTGCCGCAGTTTTAATCGCGGATCCCCAATCAAAGGTTGTGGGGGCCTGCCATTCTGGTTGGAAGGGAACTGTCGCCAATATTACCGCCGAAACCATTCGCCAAATGCAGGCATTGGGGGCAACTCCCTCGAATATGTACGCATGGGTTAGTCCGTGTATCTCGACCACGAACTTTGAGGTGGGGGAAGAAGTGGCCAAGCAGTTTGATCCCGCGTTTGTACATCGGTCGTCCGATTGGCCCAAACCTCATGTGGACATCAAGGCTTGCATCGTTCAACAAGCCCAAACAGCGGGTATTCCCCTGCGTCAGATTGCCTATGATCCTGCTTGCACGGTTGCTGAGGTAAATCGGTTTTTTTCTTATCGTGCCGAAAAGGGCCATACAGGCCGATTAATGGGTTTTATCGGCCTGACTACCGAAGATACTGTGGCCTCAACGAGAAGTGGGCTATCTCCTGAAATAGACCGAGGTCGTTAA
- a CDS encoding sulfite exporter TauE/SafE family protein: MTLLHLILLVVAGLFGGFIGGLLGIGGGIIFAPVLLLYFQAIGVPSTAVLPLTLGTSLLTVLIATFSSAYTQYRLGALRWPVALFTGLVSALVVLVITAVISTQHWYNKRVFQLFFGSVLLLVVWRMLAYKPQVMNSEALPENNRPKGLLMAIGGVSGLVSALTGVGGGTILVPAYHRFLQMPMTVATGTSAGTIIITASAAILGYVAQGWGVSLLPFSVGFVDGTASLTLALPAMISARWGVLVAHKINTKWLKRIFAAFALFIALRMMLNALFEV; encoded by the coding sequence ATGACCTTACTCCACCTCATCCTTTTGGTTGTTGCCGGACTTTTTGGCGGCTTTATAGGCGGCTTACTGGGGATCGGCGGCGGAATCATTTTTGCGCCTGTTCTTTTGTTATACTTTCAGGCCATAGGTGTTCCGTCAACTGCGGTGCTGCCCCTCACATTGGGAACCAGTTTACTCACCGTGCTCATTGCTACATTCTCCAGTGCTTATACGCAATATCGGCTGGGCGCTTTGAGGTGGCCTGTGGCACTCTTTACCGGATTGGTTAGTGCGTTGGTAGTGCTGGTTATTACAGCCGTGATTTCTACACAACACTGGTACAACAAACGGGTGTTCCAATTGTTTTTCGGAAGTGTCTTGCTGTTGGTTGTTTGGCGGATGCTGGCGTATAAGCCTCAAGTGATGAACAGTGAGGCACTGCCCGAGAACAATCGCCCCAAAGGTTTATTAATGGCCATTGGCGGGGTTTCCGGCCTGGTATCTGCGCTTACGGGTGTTGGGGGTGGTACCATTCTCGTACCCGCCTATCATCGTTTCTTGCAAATGCCCATGACGGTTGCTACAGGCACTTCGGCCGGAACCATCATCATTACGGCTTCAGCCGCGATTCTGGGGTACGTGGCCCAAGGGTGGGGCGTGTCTTTGTTGCCTTTTTCAGTTGGGTTTGTGGATGGAACGGCATCGTTAACGCTGGCTCTTCCTGCCATGATAAGCGCCCGTTGGGGGGTGCTGGTGGCGCATAAAATCAATACCAAATGGCTAAAACGCATTTTTGCGGCCTTTGCACTATTCATTGCCCTGCGTATGATGTTGAATGCCTTGTTCGAGGTTTAG
- a CDS encoding AAA family ATPase, whose product MSDLFDVAAEQHRARMAPLADRMRPQTLEEFVGQGHILGEGKLLRRAIEADRIHSLIFYGPPGTGKTTLARIIANTTSAHFTAINAVLAGVKEIREAIDAAKDCLKFQRKRTILFVDEVHRFNKSQQDALLPHVENGTIVLIGATTENPYFEVNKALVSRSRIFELQPLENKDLHRVLAQALAHPERGYGRKKVQIDEEAAHHLVDTANGDARSLLNALELAVETTLPDEQDTISVNRLVAEESIQKRAVLYDKEGDAHYDIASAFIKSLRGSDPDAALYWMARMVYAGEDPRFIFRRMLIFAAEDIGLADPNALRMAVTAAQAFDYVGMPEGRFHLAECCLYLATAPKSNTTMAFFEALAAVENERSGDVPNHLKDANRDAQGLGHGKGYLYPHAFRDHFVPQQYLPDQLQGTYYYKPSDQGYERRIGERLAMWRSAHKIPSHKT is encoded by the coding sequence GTGTCTGATTTATTTGACGTTGCTGCCGAGCAACACCGAGCACGGATGGCGCCATTGGCCGATAGAATGCGTCCGCAAACATTAGAGGAGTTTGTGGGGCAAGGCCATATCCTTGGAGAGGGGAAATTGCTGCGTCGGGCCATCGAAGCCGATCGTATCCACTCGCTGATCTTCTACGGGCCTCCGGGAACAGGAAAAACCACACTCGCCCGCATCATCGCCAATACCACCTCGGCACATTTTACGGCCATCAATGCCGTTTTGGCGGGTGTTAAAGAGATTCGCGAAGCCATAGACGCTGCCAAAGACTGCCTGAAATTCCAACGGAAACGTACCATCCTCTTCGTGGACGAAGTGCATCGGTTTAATAAATCACAACAAGATGCCCTGCTCCCTCATGTGGAAAATGGAACCATCGTCTTAATCGGTGCAACAACCGAAAATCCCTATTTTGAAGTCAATAAAGCCTTAGTAAGTCGTTCACGGATATTTGAATTACAGCCTCTTGAAAACAAAGACCTCCACCGTGTATTGGCTCAGGCCCTCGCGCATCCGGAACGGGGCTATGGCCGCAAGAAAGTTCAGATAGACGAAGAAGCCGCCCATCACTTGGTGGATACAGCGAATGGTGATGCACGAAGTTTACTCAATGCACTGGAGTTGGCGGTAGAAACCACACTGCCCGATGAGCAAGACACCATTTCGGTGAATAGGCTTGTGGCTGAAGAAAGTATTCAAAAAAGGGCGGTTCTTTACGACAAAGAAGGAGACGCCCATTACGACATTGCCTCCGCCTTTATCAAGTCGCTACGGGGCAGTGATCCCGATGCCGCCCTCTATTGGATGGCGCGGATGGTGTATGCGGGCGAGGACCCACGGTTTATCTTCCGGAGAATGCTCATTTTTGCAGCAGAAGATATAGGATTAGCAGACCCTAATGCACTCCGAATGGCCGTAACAGCGGCTCAGGCATTCGATTATGTGGGAATGCCCGAAGGGCGCTTTCATTTGGCCGAATGCTGTTTATATCTGGCAACGGCTCCAAAAAGCAATACCACTATGGCTTTTTTTGAGGCACTGGCAGCCGTCGAGAACGAACGATCGGGCGATGTCCCGAACCATTTGAAAGATGCCAACCGAGATGCCCAAGGGTTGGGACATGGTAAAGGGTATCTTTATCCACATGCGTTCCGGGATCATTTTGTCCCTCAGCAATATTTGCCAGACCAACTACAGGGCACGTACTACTATAAACCCAGTGACCAGGGATATGAAAGGCGTATCGGTGAACGTTTGGCGATGTGGCGTTCAGCGCACAAAATCCCCTCCCATAAAACCTAA